In Populus alba chromosome 4, ASM523922v2, whole genome shotgun sequence, the genomic window GGAGCGAAAGTCTGATACTTCgttaaaatgttgttgatttgtttgtccttttctttttgtaatatttttttaggtcatGGTTCATTTACATCATATTTTAACTCTTGCAGATCCGGTTGCTGAAAATTCTAGCCTTGCTAGGAAGTGGTGACAAGCAAGCAAGCGAGCACATGTATACTGTTGTGGGTGACATATTCGGGAAGTGTGACTCATCAAGTAATATAGGAAATGCTGTCCTTTATGAGTGTATCTGTTGTGTTTCTTCAATACATCCCAATCCTAAGCTATTAGAAGCTGCTGCCGATGTAATAGCAAGATTTTTGAAGGTTTGCCTCCTGCAGCTTGTGCATTGCTTTTGAACTTTTAGTGTGAATGGATTGttgaatcatttttttgatattgtatTGTTCACATCAAAACATTGTTATCTTGTTGGCAGAGTGACAGTCACAATCTGAAATATATGGGGATTGATGCCCTTGGTCGATTGATAAAACTAAGTCCAGAGATTGCTGAACAACACCAATTGGCTGTGATAGATTGCTTAGAGGTGAGACTTCTACCATTAATTGCCTGTgatacaaatcattttgttggGGTCCATCGAGCTATTGGATTTGCTCCGTGGCTTATGCTCTACCCAGTCATCCTCACTGTCTTACTCTGTTTCAAATTTTTGGCTTTCAAATTAGATGTCTTTTCATGATTGCTTATAGAGCAGTGCTCAATGTCGGTGCATGACACAGGATCCAGATGATACtttgaagagaaaaacattTGAGCTCCTGTATAAAATGACTAAATCCTCTAATGTGGAAGTGATTGTTGACCGCATGATTGATTACATGATTAGCATTAATGACAATCATTACAAGACTGAAATAGCATCTCGATGTGTTGAACTTGCTGAGCAATTTGCACCTAGCAACCACTGGTTTATTCAGGTACATATCATCTTGtgtttacccaaaattgattgtctatttgagttttttgtttcaatatgaACTATTAAGCTACCCTGAAGTGTTTATTCCACAGACCATGAATAAAGTCTTTGAGCATGCGGGAGATCTGGTGAATATTAAGGTGGCACATAACTTGATGCGCCTGATTGCTGAGGGATTTGGGGAGGATGATGACACTGCAGATAGCCAGCTGAGATCATCTGCTGTATGTTGTTTTAGCATTTGTACCTGGTCGTCAATTATGTGTGtgaactacttttttttttttaatattattattttaggtgCATTGATGAAGCATCATCAACAGGCTACAAACATCATAAAGGACAGTGCAAAAGCAcatcatataatttattaaatagaaGTACGAGTAAAGAATCATGAAGACTGGGACCCATATCAGTGGTTAATACCAAATCGTATGTGATATAACActgatttcaaaatcattttttggaattttgacCACCATGATAAATCATGTGACCCCTAACTTGAGGGGAGTCAAATCCAAAAGAGAGTTGCTAGTTTGTTGGTAATGCAAAGATCTAAGCTCTAAAtctttttccagttttttcatGTAGAAACTTGTCGGGTGTGATATAGTGATATACGGTGGAAATCATTCCTGGATATGGGCATAGATATAGCACTCTTATCTCATATAGCTGTCCTTTTCTTGATGttccttgtttatttattagaaatttttttgacatgatGCAGGTTGAGTCATATATGCATATTATTGGGGAGCCGAAGCTTCCATCTGTGTTTCTTCAAGTATGTTCTGTCCAACTATGATTTAtcttttctctttaaatatGTATTGCATATCAGTGCTGCTCTGAAACATCCTCCTCCTATTACTACCCTGGGTTATGATAACAGGTCATTTGTTGGGTCTTGGGGGAATATGGAACTGCTGATGGAAAGTTCTCTGCTTCATATGTCACTGGAAAGTTATGCGATGTGGCGGAGTCATATTCAAGTGATGAAACTGTCAAGGTATCCCTCGCATTTCAAGAcatcttaattcttttttctgtgGGATCTCTACGgcatcctttcttctttttttaattgattttatgttGGTTAAACTACTTATCATTGGTATTTTAGGCCATCAGTTCCTTGTCCCTTctaattgcatgatttatgtTGCATTACTATAGCTTATGCCTGAGTTTTTTACATGATAGTTAAGATGCTAGATTGGGCTATTTTTGAAGCTATTGTTGATATCCTGTATCTAAAAGCTGAGTTCTTGTATCAGTTGAGgtacatttattttgaaatgggAATGACTCTTATCTAAATTTTGAAGGCGTATGCGGTTACAGCGCTCATGAAAATATATGCATTTGAAATAGCTGCTGGGAGAAAATTGGATATACTACCTGAGGTAAGTACTTTAAACCCTCAAGTGCAAAGTTCTTCCTTCTATCCAAATTTATTTCTGTTTCTGGATTATAGTTGAAGAACTCTTCCTAAGTGCTTGTAAAATGCAATTTATATGTTGAaacttttgatatattttagtcATGTATGTGGTATCAATATTGcaacttttgatttattttagcAATTTCGACGTGGTTCAGTCATGCATTAGTCCTTGAAAACTTGAATTTTCTCTTATACTCAGCCTTCCCTCCACTAGAATTCTGTCATATGGCACATGGTATATCCTTTCATTTTGACTTTATATCAATGACACATTGTCTAGCTAGCTTATATCCTGAATCATTTGAGAAGGATTTGTATTTTGGTAAATCTCACTTTCTTTTGTTGCAGTGTCAATCTCTGATTGAGGAATTATCAGCTTCCCACTCAACAGACTTGCAGCAGCGTGCATATGAACTCCAAGCAGTCATTGGCTTAGATGTGAGAGCAATTGGATCTATTATGCCATCAGATGCAAGCTGCGAAGACATTGAGGTCATTTTATTCTACTCTTAATagtcatttaattttcttttaagggtCAAAAGGCATGTCCTTGGTTTAGAAGATACATTAATTCCATATTTCCCAGCCCAAGTATCTGCTTgcttttattcaaatttttttaataaaaaatgtctGTTTCTAAGACACATGCAACACTATCATCTGGCTTATTTGGAGCATTTTTTTGTAGTCAGTTCCAAACTATTAAGAGTGATGGATATCATGATTTCTGATGGACTTCTATACCTTTATAGATGCaatttctttgcaatttttgttgaatgaaaaataagttgtttGAGACTTGGAACCATCAAGTATCTTCTATTCACTTTAACTTATTTTGTTGATTCTCTATGTTTCCCTTTTGTGCTCAACTTCAAAACTGTGATTTAGTGCCCACTTCATTTGACTGACTTCAATCTCAGAAAATGGTGCCCTGCTAGATTACTGACAtctactatttttttcattgcagGTTGACAagtgtctttcttttcttaatggTTATGTTCAGCAATCACTAGAGAAAGGGGCTCAGCCCTATATTCCGGAGAATGAACGTTCTGGAATGGTAAATATCAGCAACTTCAGAAACCAAGACCAACTTGAAGTTGCATCTCATGGTCTTAGGTTTGAGGCTTATGAACTTCCAAAGCCTTCAGTGCAGTCATGGACTCCACCAATGTCAGTGGCATCTTCAACCGAACTTGTCCCCGTTCCTGAGCCATCTTATTATAGAGAGACCCCACAAACAGCATCAGTGCCATCTTCTTCTGATACAGGGCCATCGGGACTCAAGCTACGACTTGATGGGGTTCAAAAGAAGTGGGGCAGGCCTACTTATTCCTCTTCTTCAACTTCTACTTCAAATTCTTCTTCACTGAAAGCGGTGAATGGGGTCACACAAGTAGATGGGGCGAGCACTGGAAATTCAAAAACACATGAAACTTCATACGATTCAAGGAGGCCACAAGTTGAAATCTCTGAAGAAAAACAGAAGCTTGCTGCATCATTATTTGGGGGTTCGTCAAAAACTGAGAGGAGATCGTCTACAGGCCATAAGGTTG contains:
- the LOC118050095 gene encoding AP-4 complex subunit epsilon yields the protein MEQLKTIGRELAMGSQGGFGQSKEFLDLVKSIGEARSKAEEDRIVLREIESLKRRIVEPGIPKRKMKEYIIRLVYVEMLGHDASFGYIHAVKMTHDDNLVLKRTGYLAVTLFLNEDHDLIILIVNTIQKDLKSDNYLVVCAALNAVCKLINEETIPAVLPQVVELLGHSKEAVRKKAIMALHRFYHKSPSSVSHLLSNFRKKLCDSDPGVMGATLCPLFDLITIDANSYKDLVVSFVSILKQVAERRLPKVYDYHQLPAPFIQIRLLKILALLGSGDKQASEHMYTVVGDIFGKCDSSSNIGNAVLYECICCVSSIHPNPKLLEAAADVIARFLKSDSHNLKYMGIDALGRLIKLSPEIAEQHQLAVIDCLEDPDDTLKRKTFELLYKMTKSSNVEVIVDRMIDYMISINDNHYKTEIASRCVELAEQFAPSNHWFIQTMNKVFEHAGDLVNIKVAHNLMRLIAEGFGEDDDTADSQLRSSAVESYMHIIGEPKLPSVFLQVICWVLGEYGTADGKFSASYVTGKLCDVAESYSSDETVKAYAVTALMKIYAFEIAAGRKLDILPECQSLIEELSASHSTDLQQRAYELQAVIGLDVRAIGSIMPSDASCEDIEVDKCLSFLNGYVQQSLEKGAQPYIPENERSGMVNISNFRNQDQLEVASHGLRFEAYELPKPSVQSWTPPMSVASSTELVPVPEPSYYRETPQTASVPSSSDTGPSGLKLRLDGVQKKWGRPTYSSSSTSTSNSSSLKAVNGVTQVDGASTGNSKTHETSYDSRRPQVEISEEKQKLAASLFGGSSKTERRSSTGHKVAKASSHAAEKLHTPKSTAISSADNAVEKPNLVQPPPDLLDLGEPIVTSSAPSVDPFRQLEGLLDSTQVPGTLGGTKAPDFMALYAETPASGQSAGVSHSLSLLRDEINLVPGLSNASSNIVHGGATVTNPSPISKGPNIKDALEKDALVRQMGVTPSGQNPNLFKDLFG